The nucleotide window TAAATAGTACGGGGAAACCCGGGTAATGTCACCCTGGGAAAAGTAAAGACAttcaatagtttaaattctatgcGTCCCACTGCTTTCGTTGAATGTCATCTGGTTCCTCCTTCACCCTTCGATAGTAAAATGAACAGCTTTGACTCACCATCCCccgtcatttaaaaaaaatatcgaaagaGTGGTTCTTTGTTACGATAGTTCAAGGTAAGTATTTTCATAAGGactcataatatacctacagatAATGTTATTGCTATCTGCAATCATGCATTGCTTTATCCATAAagtgcataattttgtgttaaattttttgACGTGGTGTGTCTGGATTTGATATTAAGTAGGATTACATTTAACGGTACCTATTGGGGCAAAGCGAGAAAGGGCAAAGTATACACATCTATTAAacattatcaaattaaataattgttttgtatttcttttaatttcagtttcaaTCTCCAGTTACGGATCTCTACCATGGGCGATAATTTGCCCAATAATCGCAGAACGATATGGCAGAAAAGTGCCATACATGATATTATGGGTAAATACTATGGTCAGTGTTTCGTTATTTTACTTCAGCAAATCTGTAACCGAACTTTTCATAAGTGGTTTCTTACAAGGGATGCTACAAACAATACAAATAGGAGTTTCAATTATGGTGCTCACTGAATATGTATCACCCAAATATAGAGGGATTTTCATTACGTTCAAGTCTGCGACTTTTTACTGGGGTATCTGGATCTCTAACGCTATTGGAACCTTCTTTCATTGGAAGAATATTGGGATACTGGTATTTTCGTGCTGCGTCTACAATTTCAGTATATTATTTTGGCCTGAATCTCCTTATTGGTTAGCATCGAAAGGACGCTTTGAAGAATGTGCGAAATGCCACCGCTGGTTAAAAGGTGAAGATAAAGACGCTGAAGAAGAACTAAAGATGCTTATTTTATCATCAAAAGAGAATTTGAAACGGAAGCAAGAACGTCGAGAGGGAAACCAACCAAATAGTATTGTTAGAGTTTATAATACTGTGAAGGCCAGAAGATTCTACAAACCACTTATACCTTCTGTATTAACTATATGCTTATATCATTTCTCAGGAAAGTTGGCATGTACGGGCTATGtaatagaaattataaaatcaattacTGTTAGTGAATCAACAGCGTACGAAGGAATGCTTGTGCTAGATGGAATCACTGTACTCGGAATGTATGTAGGTGTTTCATTTACTAAGTTTTTCAAGCGTCGTCCGTTGTTATTTATTTCTGCAATTATcggtgttatatttttatttgcattatcattgtatttatatttaatttctttaaaggttatatcagaaaataaatatttaacattattcCTTTTAATGGGCTTCTCAGTGACAATAAGTTGTGGTCCAATGATTTTGTCTATGTGTTTCTCTACTGAATTGACTCCATTAAAAGGCAGAAGTATATTTATAAGCATTTTCACACTTTCAACTTGTACTATCATGggttcaattttgaaaatttctccatacatttttaaatattttgcatCACATggtgcatttttattttatgctatAATGTCGTCTATATTTATtgctattctttacaagattttACCAGAAACAAAAGATAAAACCATCcaagaaatagaaaaatatttttgtgataatgataatgttgtAGAAGAACAAGAATTAATGAATCCAACAGATGCTcgtattaaataatttcttactttaattaatttaatttagctttATAAAAGATGctgagtatttcccataacttcaaggtgttgacgagtccacttattgGAGTcgaactaactttttttttatcttttatttttgagaaagaatacaataaaaaacttaagctaacttatcctaataactatacaaatcatgcccaagtggaatggtggcaagaaactggctgcatttccgcgctggacagccaggcttgatcctttgcgcaaaaaattagcCAGTCCttccttctgtcaccagtcgagacaACTAGCcacggtgaaatgattcggtaatttttttttactaaaaaataaaatattttacacgactttatctatctttgcatttttaattttaaagtttggctacgtcataattataaggtttacgtataagggacacattttaagatctatttacaaaagaagttTACTCCGAAAATGTTAAGTTTAGCACACGTGTTCTTTgaacagttttaattaatttttggtaaagaatataaccccagagttacgGGAAATATTCCCCCAGCACTCTGTATAAGTTAGTATTTATGGATTAGTAGGATAATATTGTAGTTATGATTGCAGctatgtaattaaatttaatttaaaatatgtttcacgttattttaatttaatttctttgtctTTTTAAATACAGCAATATAATACAACGATAAAATAATTAGTAGTAAATGTTAccattaataacataaataataactctaaggtatttttttactcAAGACAAACTTCTCCTCTGTTGTTCCGATTATTTTTCTGATCACCAAAaccattgtatttttttttaaagtaatttattatatattattttttcaacataAATTAAGAGATACGAATAACGAAACATTGCTTGTATACCGTACAAAACGTAATTCGTTTTGGAAAAATCTATAATCTTGAAAGTGTTctcaatataattaattatgtaacatCACTTTGATTTAACATTTAGGAACATTAGGAACataatataccctcatctgttttgGAGTTTGGGAGATTGACCACATGTTCAATCTCCCAAAACTCCCTTTtgagtttggcgggaaaatcgtaaGAATTACATATAGctcttgttttgttttctttgatttgctgcatttttAGAGTTTGATTGCATAAAGTAGActgcattttattcaaaatacttCTATAATAGTCACAAGTGAAGTGGAGCTTGAACAAGAGtgttttaagtaattatttcgATTTTCTTGGTAGACTCTATAATAATGAAAGTAAGGTCGCCTTTGCCTTACCAAATCATGACATGACTTAACTAGGACTGACTGACCGACTGCCGACGACGGGCGACATAGAGTGATATTTGACCACTTTCCCCCTAATAGGAGTATTTATTTGATGACTGACTAAATGTATAAACTATTTTGAACCAAAAAATACCTATAACTCTTTTTGTTTTacgaaaataaagaatttagtaCACAAAGTACTAAACAAGACGAATGAGGCGATGGCAGGTAGGAAAACGCGCGCGCGGGATGAAACCCTGCGCAGCTTATtccgctgatacctaaaattttgcatttaaatGCGTGATGTTCCGAAACATCATAAAGTTCATATCGTACTGTACCACGATAAGACTAAATcgaattaacaaaaaaaatcgagctgaataattttgtaataatatacgagtatgtttaaaaaaataattgatctCTCAATCACATTGTCATAACCTATCTTAATTTTTATTCCACTTTTGATAACTCTGACGACTGATACAGATTTGTAAATATCACATAGCGTCCTTGAGTCTTCTAATATCctcattaacataattataattacaaattcaTATACACTTATACACTGGCTGATTGACTTGTTTAAGGTTCCGCAtctcaaaaagaaaaaattgaatCCTTATTAGAAACAAAATAGTTATTTACGCCACTGTCATAAACGAGTTATGGATTGTTGATACCATTGTAGCACAAatgttttttgtgcaataaggTGAAGGCAAATTGCACAATAGACGGctcacgagtgctacaatcgctaattacgtgcagtggcatttaaataatgaaagtgGCAAGAATTATCAAAACTTCGTAAATATTATATAGGGAATTGGTGTTGGTCATGGCCACCTCGATTTTTCCATCGGCGTGGCCTTctaggaagcctgaatttttgtagccaatgacatGGAACTatagacgaatatcttagcattccatggattcaccgtgagggtgccgggtccatcgcgtggtagagagaaaaacaccaagcaaagtccaggacttgtgactactggatgtggggttaaggaattccttgacgatcgatcaacactccccttctctgctcgtgttgttctccctacctaaccaaatttggtaagatcctattagagcagctttacACGgcacctctttgtaatattggtatagatagatatttatCCATACCCTAGAGCGTACAAGAGAAGTCACGAGCGTAATCTAGCATGTCCTAGTAATAATTCGATTTCCATATATCAGCATAGATATG belongs to Bicyclus anynana chromosome 10, ilBicAnyn1.1, whole genome shotgun sequence and includes:
- the LOC112048466 gene encoding facilitated trehalose transporter Tret1 isoform X1: MDQSFEENRYTSACSSSAKSSWLPLIRQMFICSGVTSYFFIYGLFFGAPTVYVPQIRKEANSTDAINMETMSWLFSISSYGSLPWAIICPIIAERYGRKVPYMILWVNTMVSVSLFYFSKSVTELFISGFLQGMLQTIQIGVSIMVLTEYVSPKYRGIFITFKSATFYWGIWISNAIGTFFHWKNIGILVFSCCVYNFSILFWPESPYWLASKGRFEECAKCHRWLKGEDKDAEEELKMLILSSKENLKRKQERREGNQPNSIVRVYNTVKARRFYKPLIPSVLTICLYHFSGKLACTGYVIEIIKSITVSESTAYEGMLVLDGITVLGMYVGVSFTKFFKRRPLLFISAIIGVIFLFALSLYLYLISLKVISENKYLTLFLLMGFSVTISCGPMILSMCFSTELTPLKGRSIFISIFTLSTCTIMGSILKISPYIFKYFASHGAFLFYAIMSSIFIAILYKILPETKDKTIQEIEKYFCDNDNVVEEQELMNPTDARIK
- the LOC112048466 gene encoding facilitated trehalose transporter Tret1 isoform X2; the protein is MGMMTGFQNIDFFRYIRVNKMFICSGVTSYFFIYGLFFGAPTVYVPQIRKEANSTDAINMETMSWLFSISSYGSLPWAIICPIIAERYGRKVPYMILWVNTMVSVSLFYFSKSVTELFISGFLQGMLQTIQIGVSIMVLTEYVSPKYRGIFITFKSATFYWGIWISNAIGTFFHWKNIGILVFSCCVYNFSILFWPESPYWLASKGRFEECAKCHRWLKGEDKDAEEELKMLILSSKENLKRKQERREGNQPNSIVRVYNTVKARRFYKPLIPSVLTICLYHFSGKLACTGYVIEIIKSITVSESTAYEGMLVLDGITVLGMYVGVSFTKFFKRRPLLFISAIIGVIFLFALSLYLYLISLKVISENKYLTLFLLMGFSVTISCGPMILSMCFSTELTPLKGRSIFISIFTLSTCTIMGSILKISPYIFKYFASHGAFLFYAIMSSIFIAILYKILPETKDKTIQEIEKYFCDNDNVVEEQELMNPTDARIK